In Dromiciops gliroides isolate mDroGli1 chromosome 4, mDroGli1.pri, whole genome shotgun sequence, one DNA window encodes the following:
- the FSCN2 gene encoding fascin-2 isoform X1, with the protein MPTNGIHQVLKIQFGLINEEDRYLTAESFGFKVNASASSLKRKQIWVLEQDEGNGSAVFFRSHLGRYLEADQDGKVSCEAEKPSRDARFLIVTHSDGRWALQSEPYRRFFGGSEDHLSCFSPTITPAELWTVHLAIHPQANLLSISRRRYAHLCPQEDEIATDSNIPWGVDALITLIFLNKQYCLKTCDSRYLRNDGKLVWEPEPRARYTLEFKAGKLAFKDCDGRYLAPMGPTGTLKAGRSSKPSKDELFDLEESHPQVVFMGSNGRYVSIRQGINVSANQDEELDHETFQMQIDRETKKCIFHSNTGDYWTLVTHGGIQSIATQVAAKTMFEIEWRGRRIALKASNGRYICTKKNGHLAAISDFIGEHPSPLSSLPLLGPGEDEEFIIKLINRPILVLRGNDGFVCHHRNSNLLDTNRSVYDVFHISFSDGAYQIRGRGGKFWYIASNGNVCSDGERSEDFFFEFRERGRVAIRGKNGKYLRGASSGMLKADGDSLACATLWEY; encoded by the exons ATGCCAACCAATGGGATCCACCAGGTGCTGAAGATCCAGTTCGGCCTGATCAATGAAGAGGACCGCTATCTGACCGCCGAAAGCTTCGGCTTCAAGGTGAACGCCTCAGCCTCCAGCCTCAAGAGGAAGCAGATATGGGTCCTGGAGCAGGACGAGGGCAACGGCTCGGCCGTCTTCTTCCGAAGCCACCTGGGACGCTACCTGGAGGCCGATCAGGACGGGAAGGTGTCCTGCGAGGCAGAGAAGCCGAGCCGCGATGCCCGCTTCCTAATAGTCACCCACTCAGACGGGCGCTGGGCCTTGCAGTCTGAACCCTACAGGCGGTTCTTCGGAGGTTCGGAGGACCACCTCTCCTGCTTTTCGCCGACCATCACACCTGCTGAGCTCTGGACGGTCCACCTCGCCATCCATCCCCAGGCCAATCTGTTGAGCATCAGCCGTCGGCGCTATGCCCACTTGTGCCCACAGGAGGATGAGATTGCAACTGACAGCAACATTCCTTGGGGCGTGGATGCCCTCATTACTCTTATCTTCCTAAACAAGCAATACTGTCTGAAGACCTGTGACAGTCGCTACCTGCGCAATGATGGTAAACTGGTGTGGGAGCCAGAGCCCCGGGCTCGCTATACCCTGGAATTCAAAGCCGGCAAGTTAGCTTTCAAGGATTGCGATGGCAGGTACCTGGCCCCCATGGGGCCCACTGGGACCCTCAAGGCTGGGCGCAGCTCCAAGCCAAGCAAGGATGAACTCTTTGACCTGGAAGAGAGTCACCCTCAGGTGGTGTTTATGGGCTCCAATGGGCGCTATGTCTCTATCCGACAAG GGATCAACGTCTCAGCCAATCAGGATGAAGAGCTGGACCATGAGACATTCCAGATGCAAATTGACCGTGAGACCAAGAAGTGTATTTTCCATTCCAACACTGGGGATTACTGGACCCTGGTCACTCATGGGGGTATCCAGTCTATTGCCACACAAGT tGCTGCCAAAACCATGTTTGAGATTGAATGGCGTGGTCGACGAATAGCACTCAAGGCAAGCAACGGGCGCTACATCTGCACAAAGAAGAATGGGCATCTAGCAGCCATCAGTGACTTTATTGGTGA GCATCCTAGTCCCCTTAGCAGCCTTCCTCTCCTCGGTCCAGGTGAGGACGAAGAATTTATTATCAAACTCATCAACCGGCCCATCTTGGTGTTAAGAGGCAATGATGGTTTTGTCTGCCACCATCGAAACTCCAATCTGCTGGACACGAATCGATCCGTCTATGATGTCTTCCACATCAGTTTCAGCGATGGCGCCTACCAGATCCGAG GCAGAGGCGGTAAGTTCTGGTACATAGCCAGCAATGGCAACGTGTGCAGCGATGGCGAGAGGTCAGAAGATTTCTTCTTTGAGTTTCGGGAGCGGGGCCGAGTGGCCATCAGAGGCAAAAATGGCAAATACCTGAGGGGAGCCTCATCGGGCATGCTGAAGGCTGATGGAGACTCCCTTGCCTGTGCCACCCTCTGGGAGTACTAG
- the FSCN2 gene encoding fascin-2 isoform X2: MPTNGIHQVLKIQFGLINEEDRYLTAESFGFKVNASASSLKRKQIWVLEQDEGNGSAVFFRSHLGRYLEADQDGKVSCEAEKPSRDARFLIVTHSDGRWALQSEPYRRFFGGSEDHLSCFSPTITPAELWTVHLAIHPQANLLSISRRRYAHLCPQEDEIATDSNIPWGVDALITLIFLNKQYCLKTCDSRYLRNDGKLVWEPEPRARYTLEFKAGKLAFKDCDGRYLAPMGPTGTLKAGRSSKPSKDELFDLEESHPQVVFMGSNGRYVSIRQGINVSANQDEELDHETFQMQIDRETKKCIFHSNTGDYWTLVTHGGIQSIATQVAAKTMFEIEWRGRRIALKASNGRYICTKKNGHLAAISDFIGEDEEFIIKLINRPILVLRGNDGFVCHHRNSNLLDTNRSVYDVFHISFSDGAYQIRGRGGKFWYIASNGNVCSDGERSEDFFFEFRERGRVAIRGKNGKYLRGASSGMLKADGDSLACATLWEY; this comes from the exons ATGCCAACCAATGGGATCCACCAGGTGCTGAAGATCCAGTTCGGCCTGATCAATGAAGAGGACCGCTATCTGACCGCCGAAAGCTTCGGCTTCAAGGTGAACGCCTCAGCCTCCAGCCTCAAGAGGAAGCAGATATGGGTCCTGGAGCAGGACGAGGGCAACGGCTCGGCCGTCTTCTTCCGAAGCCACCTGGGACGCTACCTGGAGGCCGATCAGGACGGGAAGGTGTCCTGCGAGGCAGAGAAGCCGAGCCGCGATGCCCGCTTCCTAATAGTCACCCACTCAGACGGGCGCTGGGCCTTGCAGTCTGAACCCTACAGGCGGTTCTTCGGAGGTTCGGAGGACCACCTCTCCTGCTTTTCGCCGACCATCACACCTGCTGAGCTCTGGACGGTCCACCTCGCCATCCATCCCCAGGCCAATCTGTTGAGCATCAGCCGTCGGCGCTATGCCCACTTGTGCCCACAGGAGGATGAGATTGCAACTGACAGCAACATTCCTTGGGGCGTGGATGCCCTCATTACTCTTATCTTCCTAAACAAGCAATACTGTCTGAAGACCTGTGACAGTCGCTACCTGCGCAATGATGGTAAACTGGTGTGGGAGCCAGAGCCCCGGGCTCGCTATACCCTGGAATTCAAAGCCGGCAAGTTAGCTTTCAAGGATTGCGATGGCAGGTACCTGGCCCCCATGGGGCCCACTGGGACCCTCAAGGCTGGGCGCAGCTCCAAGCCAAGCAAGGATGAACTCTTTGACCTGGAAGAGAGTCACCCTCAGGTGGTGTTTATGGGCTCCAATGGGCGCTATGTCTCTATCCGACAAG GGATCAACGTCTCAGCCAATCAGGATGAAGAGCTGGACCATGAGACATTCCAGATGCAAATTGACCGTGAGACCAAGAAGTGTATTTTCCATTCCAACACTGGGGATTACTGGACCCTGGTCACTCATGGGGGTATCCAGTCTATTGCCACACAAGT tGCTGCCAAAACCATGTTTGAGATTGAATGGCGTGGTCGACGAATAGCACTCAAGGCAAGCAACGGGCGCTACATCTGCACAAAGAAGAATGGGCATCTAGCAGCCATCAGTGACTTTATTG GTGAGGACGAAGAATTTATTATCAAACTCATCAACCGGCCCATCTTGGTGTTAAGAGGCAATGATGGTTTTGTCTGCCACCATCGAAACTCCAATCTGCTGGACACGAATCGATCCGTCTATGATGTCTTCCACATCAGTTTCAGCGATGGCGCCTACCAGATCCGAG GCAGAGGCGGTAAGTTCTGGTACATAGCCAGCAATGGCAACGTGTGCAGCGATGGCGAGAGGTCAGAAGATTTCTTCTTTGAGTTTCGGGAGCGGGGCCGAGTGGCCATCAGAGGCAAAAATGGCAAATACCTGAGGGGAGCCTCATCGGGCATGCTGAAGGCTGATGGAGACTCCCTTGCCTGTGCCACCCTCTGGGAGTACTAG